The Vampirovibrio chlorellavorus genomic sequence GCAGGTTGGATTTGCTTCATTCGGAGCAGCCTCGGGATCTGATCTTTTTTTAAATGAGTCAGCCGTTTGGCCGGAAAATATGTTTGTAAATGAGCGAAGCGGCTCGACGGGACTATTGTTTGGGCCTGTCTTAATGCCGATTGGCAGGGGCTTCTTGGGTTTCGATGGTGTAATTTTTTCGGCCGCGCTATTGAGTAGTGGTTTTGTCGGTGATGTAAGAGGTGTATTAATGCTCATGGGGTAGGTTCCTTTTACAGGGAATTCAGAGTCTTAATCGCAGGATATTCCATCAGTCCGGCAAGGGATTGGGCACCAGCTTCATTGATTGATGAACAGGCGAGTTTGGGCGCACGCTTTTCTGTTGGCATGCGTTTTAGGGATGGTTTCTGGATTGATCGATAATGGAGTGAGGTGGTGAACATCAATTTGATATCATAAAACCGGGCTGGGCTCCAGGATTGCTCTTTGCCTTGGGCGATGGGCACATTTTTGAGGACCGGTGTTTTCTTACACTGTAGCTAACGGTCAAACGAAACTCTGAATCAACCGCACCCATCAACTGTAGAATGGTACTTTTTTATTTCCTGTTTTTTAACTTTACCCGATGGATTGAAAGTAGTATTGAACAATGACCCATGTTGCGTTTTCCTTACCCGGCTGGTTTGATTACAGCGCCACGTTTTTGTTTGCCATGGCCGGAACCTTGTTGGCCCTGCGCAAGGGGTACGACATCGTGGGCGTGTTTACGGTGGCTTTTGCCGGTTCCGTGGGGGGCGGTCTGATTCGGGATGGCGTGTTTTTGCAGCAGGGCCCTCCGGCGATTACCACCAACGGCAATTACCTCATACTCATCGTCCTGGGCGCCTTGGTGGGGGTGCTGTTTCAGCGACGGGTGCCCCGTTTGCAACTATTGATTGAAATGGTGGACGCCCTGTGTCTGGGGGCTTATGCGGTGGTGGGCTGCAATAAGGCGCTTTTGGCCGGATTGGCCTGGCCAGCCGTGGTGCTGGTGGGGGTAGT encodes the following:
- a CDS encoding trimeric intracellular cation channel family protein, which translates into the protein MTHVAFSLPGWFDYSATFLFAMAGTLLALRKGYDIVGVFTVAFAGSVGGGLIRDGVFLQQGPPAITTNGNYLILIVLGALVGVLFQRRVPRLQLLIEMVDALCLGAYAVVGCNKALLAGLAWPAVVLVGVVNAVGGGILRDILIREEPLIFKPGQFYVAVALVGCLTFVLLSRFVSWIGHFEAGLISIAVTFTLRALAMRYNWQTPSLTIPEATQSQGS